In Thermomicrobiales bacterium, the genomic stretch TCTCGAATGCTGCGGCGCGGACACGCCGGGCGGTCAGGGCACCTGCATGGCTTCGTGCCCCTGCACCGGCGACGGATGCGCGTGCACCACTGGCACCGATGGCAATTGCGATGACGGACTCGTCTGCTGCGCAGCCGACATGACCACTCCGGGTTCCCCGGGCACCTGCATGGCGGTCTGCGATTCCAGCGATTGCAACGGTCAGGAGAACTGCCCCTGCACTGCCGGCACCGAGGGCGCCTGCAACGATGGTCTCGAGTGCTGCGGCGCCGATACCCCGGGTGGACAGGGCACCTGCCAGAGCAGCTGCTAGTCGCTCAGTCCTGATGCGCAACCGAGGCGGCCGATCGGCCGCCTCGGTTTCTTGTTGGTTAGAGTCCAGAGTCCAGAGTCCAGGGTTCAGGGGCCAGAGGGGAGGGTCCAGAGGGGAGGGTTTTGTGGTTCTCCGCTATCCAAGCAAGGGGCGGATGGCCTCGGTTGCCGTGGATAGGGCCTGGGATGCGGTTTGCTCGCCGCGCAGCGCCTTCTGGATTTCGCGCCCGATCTCCAGCGTGATCTCCATATAGTTCCGGGTCACGAAGCTATCGAAGGGCGACTCCGCCTGCTGCCGCAGCACCGCCGCGACCGGTGTGGTTGCCTGAATCTCCGGATCATCCAGCGACGAGAGCCGCGCCGGCAACCATCCCAGATCGGTCCATTGCCGTTTTTGCACCTCGGGACTGAGGTAGAACTCGAGGAGCTGCATGGCCAGGTCGGGATTTTGGGATGTCGAGGCGAGTGTCCAGCCATCGACAGCGTTGACGGTCGCGTTGTTTTCCGGTCCCTTTGGCATCACGGCCGGGATGACTTTTTCGGTGCCGGGCGCGGCGCCGCCGTTCATCACTTCCCAGGATGATGGAAAGGTCATGAACATGGCCATGCCGTCATATTGCATGCGGAATGCCACGGCGGTGGTGTCGATATTGCTGAGCGTGTCACCGGTCATGGAGGGCATGAGGTCGATCATGAGTTGCAACGCGTCGACCCCGGGCGCATCGTCGAATGCAGGCTGCCCGGCCTCGTCCCACATGACGCCACCGGCCTGTTGCAAGAACGCCATCCAGTACGACGTGACGCCGCCGATTCCTGCCGGGGCGCCCCAGGGCGCCATCATGCCGATGGGAAAGGGCGGTCCCTGAAACTCGGCGGCGAACCCTTTCAGTTCGTCCCAGGTCGTCGGTGGCCCGGTCAGCCCTTTTTCGTCGAAGAGGTTCTTGTTGTAGAACAGGAGCATGAGGGAGAGGGTCGGCATTACACCGTACTGCTGCCCCTCCCAGGACATGGATGTTCCCTGCGCTGGCGCCAGATCGTTCACCAGCTCGTCCGGCAAGCGTGAGCCGATTTCCTGCAGGTACGGACTGAACTCGGGAATCATTGCCGAGTTGTAGAGTAGGTCATAGACAGGGGCGTCGGTGTCGAAGGCGGCCTGGCTGACCTGATCGATCGAGAAAAGCGGTCGGATGTCGTAGGTGATGGCAGTGTCGCGGTCGAACTTCCAGATATCCAGCATGTCGTTGCCGTAATCGTAGGTTCCCGGCGGCCGTGGCTCTGGCCGTCCCGCGGTGAGGACGGTCAACTGGTTGGCTTGTGCTCCGACCGGCGCAACGCCATGGCCCAGGGCGAGCCCTGTCCCGGCCGCCGCGCCCATTTTCATCAATCTACGCCGGTCGAGCCGTCGCATCTCCATCACCTTGTCACGTATCTGTTTCAGCCGGAGTGATGCTATCCGGGTCCGGTGTCCAGTGTCCAGTGTCGGGAAGCCGACGTTCCACGCATTTCGCAGCTTCCCTCCTGCACCCAGTCGAAGCAGGATGGCCGAGAACGGGGCGATGTGCGTAAACAGAGACGCGCCCTGGATCATACGGCGCACGCGCGGAGAGCAATGCGATGCATCAGATCATTACCGACAATTTGCACGCCATCCAGGCAATTTGCGAAGAGTTTGGGGTTGCTCGTCTCGAACTCTTCGGCTCGGCTGCTCGCGACGACTTCGACCCTGAGAAGAGCGATATCGACTTCATCGTCGAATTCATCGATCATGGCGCCGGCATCTCCGATCGGTACTTCGGGTTGACGCACGCCTTGGAGGATTTGCTTGGACGTCTCGTAGATATAGGGTTTGCGCGCACCTTAAAGAATCCATATTTCATAGCTGAAATAGAAGCAGATCGGACTGTCCTCTATGAATCGGAAAATCGCATCGCGGCTGCTTGACGCCGATCTCCGGTAGGGGCAATCCTCTGTGATTGCCCTTGTCACGCGGAATCCCAAGTCCGCGCTCAGTGCAATTTACCCCTACGCGATTGCTGAGAACATCTGCCGCTTCCACGAGATTCGTGTAGCGCAAGAATGGGGCACCCACAGGAGGCTGCCCTTACCAGCGCGATGGCGACTTCCCTATCCGAACGTCGCGTCCAGGGCTGCTGATAGGTCGGCGATCAGGTCGGATGGGTCTTCGAGACCGACCGAGAACCGCAGGTGGCCGTAGCGGCGGAACGGTTCTGGATAGCGTTCCCAGCCGCCGCGGCCTTCTGGGCCGACATGGACGATGAGTGATTCGTCGTGGCCAAGGGAGACGGCGGAGGTGATTACCTTCAAGTTGCTCACGAAGCGGTTTTGCGTGTCCGCGTCGCCTTCGACCGCGAAGGCCAGCATGCCGCCGAAGCCATAGTCCCCGAACTGCCGCCTGGCTGATTCGTGTTGCGGGTGGGATGCCAGCCCCGGGTAGTAGACATAGGCGACGAAGGGGTCCTTCGCCAGGAATTCGGCGACCCGCTGGGCGCTTTCCACATGCTGCCGAAGCCGCAGGGGCAATGTCACCGAACCGCGGGTGATCATCCAGGCGTTGAACGGCGAAATCGCGCCGCCAACATCGACCAGCGCATCGGCCTTGATCTTCGAGATCAGCGCGTTCGACCCGATCACCGCGCCACCCATGGCGTCGCCATGTCCATTGATGTACTTGGTCAGCGAGTGCGCCACCAAATCGGCGCCATGTTCCAGCGGACGGAACATCGGCGGAGGCGAAAACGTGGAATCGACCGTGAGCAGCGCTCCGCTTTCATGCGCGATTTCGGCCAGTGCCGCGATATCGGCTACTTCGGTGGTGGGGTTGGCGATCACCTCGGTGTGGATCAGCTTCGTTTCCGGGCGCATGGCGGCGCGCACTTCGTCCGGGTTGGTGATGTCGACAAAGGTTGCGGAAATCCCGTATTTGTCCGGTAGCAGCTCATCGAATAACCGCCAGATGGCTTCGTAGGTGACATCGCTGAGGACGACGTGATCGCCGCTCTCGAGCAGCGTGAAGAAGACTCCGTGCAGGGCAGCGACACCGGTGGCGAAGACGGCCGCCGCTTCGCCCCGTTCCAGCGCAGCCAGCTTTTCTTCCAGCCGGAGCTGGTTCAGCCCGGTGTTGCGGGTGTAGAAGAGGCTATTGGTGTCCGACCAGTCGATTCCGGTGGGGTCTTCCGGCAACGCATACGAGTTCGCCATTACGAGCGGTGTGCGAATTGCCCCGCTGCCGGCATCGATTTCATTGCCGATATGCACTGCTTGGGTAGCGAATGCCAGCGATTGCGGGTCGTGTTTGTCGGGTCGGAGGGTCATGGGTGAGTCCAGTGT encodes the following:
- a CDS encoding extracellular solute-binding protein, coding for MRRLDRRRLMKMGAAAGTGLALGHGVAPVGAQANQLTVLTAGRPEPRPPGTYDYGNDMLDIWKFDRDTAITYDIRPLFSIDQVSQAAFDTDAPVYDLLYNSAMIPEFSPYLQEIGSRLPDELVNDLAPAQGTSMSWEGQQYGVMPTLSLMLLFYNKNLFDEKGLTGPPTTWDELKGFAAEFQGPPFPIGMMAPWGAPAGIGGVTSYWMAFLQQAGGVMWDEAGQPAFDDAPGVDALQLMIDLMPSMTGDTLSNIDTTAVAFRMQYDGMAMFMTFPSSWEVMNGGAAPGTEKVIPAVMPKGPENNATVNAVDGWTLASTSQNPDLAMQLLEFYLSPEVQKRQWTDLGWLPARLSSLDDPEIQATTPVAAVLRQQAESPFDSFVTRNYMEITLEIGREIQKALRGEQTASQALSTATEAIRPLLG
- a CDS encoding nucleotidyltransferase domain-containing protein, which produces MHQIITDNLHAIQAICEEFGVARLELFGSAARDDFDPEKSDIDFIVEFIDHGAGISDRYFGLTHALEDLLGRLVDIGFARTLKNPYFIAEIEADRTVLYESENRIAAA
- a CDS encoding aminotransferase class I/II-fold pyridoxal phosphate-dependent enzyme, with translation MTLRPDKHDPQSLAFATQAVHIGNEIDAGSGAIRTPLVMANSYALPEDPTGIDWSDTNSLFYTRNTGLNQLRLEEKLAALERGEAAAVFATGVAALHGVFFTLLESGDHVVLSDVTYEAIWRLFDELLPDKYGISATFVDITNPDEVRAAMRPETKLIHTEVIANPTTEVADIAALAEIAHESGALLTVDSTFSPPPMFRPLEHGADLVAHSLTKYINGHGDAMGGAVIGSNALISKIKADALVDVGGAISPFNAWMITRGSVTLPLRLRQHVESAQRVAEFLAKDPFVAYVYYPGLASHPQHESARRQFGDYGFGGMLAFAVEGDADTQNRFVSNLKVITSAVSLGHDESLIVHVGPEGRGGWERYPEPFRRYGHLRFSVGLEDPSDLIADLSAALDATFG